The following proteins come from a genomic window of Lycium ferocissimum isolate CSIRO_LF1 chromosome 4, AGI_CSIRO_Lferr_CH_V1, whole genome shotgun sequence:
- the LOC132053137 gene encoding GDSL esterase/lipase At1g28610-like produces the protein MMMQELMELGASTLVVPGGMPIGCSTALLTKFMLSDKEDYDPITGCINWLNQFSQNYNDFLQKELHLLRELHPSVTIIYADYYNAAMQFYVSPNTYGFTKGAIIACCGAGGPYNYKFFELCGDLTARNICGDPSLYASWDGMHFTEAAYKLIATGLLEGNFTFPPLPKICPTSLSPNVNHFDS, from the exons ATGATGATGCAGGAACTAATGGAGTTAGGAGCAAGCACACTGGTAGTTCCAGGGGGTATGCCAATTGGATGCTCAACAGCTCTTCTAACAAAATTTATGCTCTCAGATAAGGAAGATTATGATCCAATTACTGGTTGTATTAATTGGCTAAACCAATTTTCGCAGAATTACAATGATTTTCTTCAGAAGGAACTTCATCTTCTTAGAGAGCTTCATCCTTCTGTTACAATCATCTATGCTGACTACTACAATGCTGCCATGCAATTTTATGTGTCCCCAAACACCTATG GGTTTACAAAAGGAGCTATAATTGCATGCTGTGGAGCAGGAGGGCcatataattataaattttttgaattatGTGGGGATCTAACAGCAAGAAATATTTGCGGTGACCCTTCACTATATGCTAGTTGGGATGGAATGCATTTTACAGAAGCTGCCTATAAATTGATAGCCACAGGTCTTTTAGAGGGCAATTTCACTTTTCCTCCCCTCCCTAAAATATGTCCTACTAGTTTGAGTCCAAATGTAAACCATTttgactcttaa